The following are encoded together in the Streptomyces sp. NBC_00341 genome:
- a CDS encoding TetR/AcrR family transcriptional regulator produces the protein MGHREDLLEGAKRCLLEKGYARTTARDIVAASGTNLASIGYHYGSKEALLNLAFIKVTEDWGDVLTKENDETGPEAPADVPAAPLDQFYETWERVIGSYEQTRSVWQLQMEVISRIDSDPELQKALAGPQREGRDGLAENMLGIDPEAEPDKARVAGLFCQALLAGVMVQWLMDRDSAPSARDLTEGLKAVLAGRA, from the coding sequence ATGGGACATCGTGAGGATCTGCTCGAAGGCGCCAAGCGCTGCCTGCTGGAGAAGGGGTACGCCCGGACGACGGCACGCGACATCGTGGCCGCCTCCGGGACGAACCTCGCCTCCATCGGCTACCACTACGGCTCCAAAGAGGCCCTGCTCAACCTCGCCTTCATCAAGGTGACGGAGGACTGGGGCGACGTGCTGACCAAGGAGAACGACGAGACCGGGCCCGAGGCCCCGGCCGACGTGCCGGCCGCCCCGCTCGACCAGTTCTACGAGACCTGGGAACGGGTGATCGGGAGCTACGAGCAGACCCGGTCCGTCTGGCAGCTCCAGATGGAGGTCATCTCGCGGATCGACTCCGACCCCGAGCTGCAGAAGGCCCTCGCGGGCCCGCAGCGGGAGGGCCGCGACGGACTCGCCGAGAACATGCTGGGCATCGACCCCGAGGCGGAGCCGGACAAGGCCCGGGTGGCCGGCCTCTTCTGCCAGGCGCTGCTCGCCGGTGTCATGGTCCAGTGGCTGATGGACCGTGACAGCGCCCCGTCGGCGCGGGACCTGACGGAGGGCCTGAAGGCGGTCCTGGCCGGACGGGCGTAG
- a CDS encoding CdaR family transcriptional regulator translates to MKGDYQELVDEISGLLGAPATLENRDFGLVAFGAHDSDDDTAMDPVRTRSILTRRSTPAVRAWFENFGITHATGPVRIPAAPEAGVNRDRICLPVRHRGVVLGYVWLLDADPGPTDRQLDAAMEVAARIGALLSDEARAGTDLSREFGAVITAARGWQREMAVAALSEALGPDAEGLHTVVCVTPWTEDPPSARTVPSTAALSGAPSADAAGTPALAALVRLRSPEVLDPALTAADRLRATAGATATAGIAVPRRGLAELADAWAEASAANRAAAAETRFGPVAQWSAIGPYRLLTALAPEQPPDPTVRPLLTPAHRDLARTAEVFLDCAGQASRTAGELGIHRQTLYYRLSRVQQLTGLDLNDGEDRLLLHMALKASRL, encoded by the coding sequence GTGAAGGGCGATTACCAGGAGCTGGTCGACGAGATCTCCGGGCTGCTCGGCGCCCCCGCGACGCTGGAGAACCGGGACTTCGGCCTGGTCGCCTTCGGCGCCCACGACAGCGACGACGACACGGCGATGGACCCGGTCCGCACCCGCTCGATCCTGACCCGCCGCTCCACCCCGGCGGTCCGCGCCTGGTTCGAGAACTTCGGCATCACCCACGCCACCGGCCCCGTCCGCATCCCGGCCGCCCCGGAGGCCGGCGTCAACCGGGACCGGATCTGCCTTCCGGTACGCCATCGGGGTGTGGTCCTCGGCTACGTATGGCTGCTGGACGCCGACCCCGGGCCGACCGACCGGCAGCTGGACGCGGCGATGGAGGTGGCGGCCCGGATCGGCGCGCTGCTCTCCGACGAGGCGCGGGCGGGCACCGACCTGTCCCGAGAGTTCGGCGCGGTCATCACGGCGGCGCGCGGCTGGCAGCGCGAGATGGCGGTGGCCGCGCTCAGCGAGGCGCTCGGCCCGGACGCCGAGGGGCTGCACACCGTGGTGTGCGTGACCCCCTGGACGGAGGACCCGCCCTCGGCCCGCACGGTGCCGTCCACGGCGGCCCTGTCCGGCGCCCCGTCCGCCGACGCGGCGGGCACTCCGGCACTGGCCGCGCTGGTCAGGCTCCGCTCCCCCGAGGTCCTCGACCCGGCGCTCACCGCCGCCGACCGGCTGCGCGCCACCGCGGGCGCCACCGCCACCGCCGGAATCGCGGTGCCGCGCCGGGGCCTGGCGGAGCTGGCCGACGCCTGGGCCGAGGCGTCCGCCGCGAACCGGGCGGCAGCGGCGGAGACCCGGTTCGGCCCGGTCGCCCAGTGGTCGGCCATCGGCCCCTACCGCCTGCTGACCGCACTCGCCCCCGAGCAGCCACCCGACCCCACGGTCCGCCCGCTGCTCACTCCGGCGCACCGGGACCTGGCCCGCACCGCGGAGGTGTTCCTGGACTGCGCGGGCCAGGCGTCCCGGACCGCCGGTGAACTGGGCATCCACCGCCAGACGCTGTACTACCGGCTCTCCCGGGTCCAGCAGCTCACCGGCCTGGACCTGAACGACGGCGAGGACCGGCTGCTGCTGCACATGGCGCTGAAGGCGTCCAGGCTCTGA
- a CDS encoding proline dehydrogenase family protein: protein MLGPVILAASRSDKMRRFISAAPGTKQVVGRFIAGETVEQVVPIIEDAAGKGLEVTMDVVGEDITTPEQAAAARDAYLELVGRLKDLGLGTKAEMSVKLSMFGQALDGGHELALANVRPVVEAAAEIGTTVTLDAEDHTTLDSMFAIHEELRKDYPQTGCVIQAYLFRTEEDARRLAAAGSRVRIVKGAYKEPASVAYQEKAEIDKAYVRILRTLMDGEGYPMIGSHDPRLIAIAQELGRKAGRKLDEYEFQMLYGIRSEEHIRLAAEGHRMRVYTAYGTDWYGYFMRRLAEKPANLLFFGRSILTKG, encoded by the coding sequence GTGCTGGGTCCCGTGATTCTCGCCGCGTCACGCAGCGACAAGATGCGCCGTTTCATCTCGGCAGCCCCGGGCACCAAGCAGGTCGTCGGCCGGTTCATCGCCGGTGAGACGGTCGAGCAGGTCGTCCCGATCATCGAGGACGCCGCAGGCAAGGGCCTCGAAGTCACCATGGACGTGGTCGGTGAGGACATCACCACGCCCGAGCAGGCCGCCGCCGCCCGCGACGCGTACCTGGAGCTGGTCGGCCGGCTGAAGGACCTCGGTCTGGGCACGAAGGCCGAGATGTCCGTGAAGCTCTCCATGTTCGGCCAGGCGCTGGACGGGGGCCACGAGCTGGCGCTCGCCAACGTCCGCCCGGTCGTCGAGGCCGCCGCCGAGATCGGCACCACGGTCACCCTGGACGCCGAGGACCACACCACCCTCGACTCGATGTTCGCCATCCACGAGGAGCTGCGGAAGGACTACCCGCAGACCGGATGCGTCATCCAGGCCTACCTCTTCCGTACCGAGGAGGACGCGCGCCGCCTCGCCGCCGCGGGCAGCCGGGTACGCATCGTGAAGGGCGCCTACAAGGAGCCCGCCTCCGTCGCGTACCAGGAGAAGGCCGAGATCGACAAGGCGTACGTCCGCATCCTGCGGACGCTGATGGACGGCGAGGGCTACCCGATGATCGGGTCCCACGACCCGCGTCTGATAGCCATCGCCCAGGAGCTGGGCCGCAAGGCCGGGCGCAAGCTGGACGAGTACGAGTTCCAGATGCTGTACGGCATCCGCAGCGAGGAGCACATCCGGCTCGCGGCCGAGGGCCACCGGATGCGCGTCTACACCGCATACGGCACCGACTGGTACGGCTACTTCATGCGCCGCCTCGCGGAGAAGCCGGCCAACCTGCTGTTCTTCGGCCGCTCCATCCTCACCAAGGGCTGA
- the pruA gene encoding L-glutamate gamma-semialdehyde dehydrogenase — protein MDAVTQVPAPVNEPVHSYAPGSPERARLEAKLKELSQNPIDLPMTIGGEKRMGGGERFDVVQPHNHKAVIGTFAGATEQDAKDAVDAALAAAPAWRAMSFDDRAAIILRAAELLSGPWRETLAASTMLGQGKTAQQAEIDCPCELVDFWRFNVHYARQILAEQPPANSPGVWNRMDHRPLEGFVYAITPFNFSAIAGNLPTAPALMGNVVVWKPSPTQTHAAVLLMQLLEEAGLPKGVINLVTGDGIAVSEVALNHRDLAGIHFTGSTPTFQHLWKTVGNNIANYRTYPRLVGETGGKDFVVAHPSADQAILKTALTRGSFEYQGQKCSASSRAYVPASIWNSGFKEKFAAEVDSITMGDVTDLSHFMGAVIDDRSFAKNKAAIDRAAADPACTIIAGGTYDDSVGYFVRPTVIECSDPENEVFTTEYFGPILAVHVYEDEKYDAMLEQMESVSDYALTGSVIAGDRAAAAATMEKLRYAAGNFYINDKSTGAVVGQQPFGGGRASGTNDKAGAPQNLQRWTLTRAIKETLVPPTEYTYPHQG, from the coding sequence ATGGACGCTGTGACCCAGGTCCCCGCGCCGGTCAACGAGCCGGTTCACTCCTACGCCCCGGGCTCCCCGGAGCGCGCCCGCCTGGAGGCCAAGCTCAAGGAGCTCAGCCAGAACCCGATCGACCTGCCGATGACCATCGGCGGCGAGAAGCGGATGGGCGGCGGCGAGCGCTTCGACGTCGTGCAGCCCCACAACCACAAGGCCGTCATCGGGACCTTCGCGGGCGCCACGGAGCAGGACGCGAAGGACGCGGTCGACGCCGCCCTCGCCGCCGCTCCGGCCTGGCGCGCGATGTCCTTCGACGACCGCGCGGCCATCATCCTGCGCGCCGCCGAGCTGCTCTCCGGCCCCTGGCGCGAGACGCTGGCCGCCTCGACGATGCTCGGCCAGGGCAAGACCGCCCAGCAGGCCGAGATCGACTGCCCCTGTGAGCTCGTCGACTTCTGGCGCTTCAACGTGCACTACGCGCGCCAGATCCTGGCCGAGCAGCCCCCGGCGAACTCCCCGGGCGTGTGGAACCGCATGGACCACCGCCCGCTGGAGGGCTTCGTCTACGCGATCACGCCGTTCAACTTCTCGGCGATCGCGGGCAACCTGCCCACCGCCCCCGCCCTCATGGGCAACGTCGTGGTGTGGAAGCCGTCCCCGACGCAGACCCACGCCGCCGTGCTGCTGATGCAGCTCCTGGAGGAGGCCGGTCTCCCCAAGGGCGTCATCAACCTGGTGACGGGCGACGGCATCGCCGTCTCCGAGGTGGCCCTGAACCACCGCGACCTGGCCGGTATCCACTTCACCGGCTCGACCCCCACCTTCCAGCACCTGTGGAAGACGGTCGGCAACAACATCGCCAACTACCGCACCTACCCGCGGCTCGTCGGTGAGACCGGCGGCAAGGACTTCGTCGTCGCGCACCCGTCGGCAGACCAGGCGATCCTGAAGACCGCGCTGACCCGCGGCTCCTTCGAGTACCAGGGCCAGAAGTGCTCCGCGTCCTCGCGGGCGTACGTCCCGGCCTCCATCTGGAACTCCGGTTTCAAGGAGAAGTTCGCGGCCGAGGTCGACTCCATCACCATGGGCGACGTCACGGACCTGTCGCACTTCATGGGCGCCGTCATCGACGACCGCTCGTTCGCGAAGAACAAGGCCGCCATCGACCGCGCCGCGGCCGACCCGGCGTGCACGATCATCGCGGGCGGCACGTACGACGACTCGGTGGGCTACTTCGTCCGCCCGACCGTCATCGAGTGCAGCGACCCCGAGAACGAGGTCTTCACGACCGAGTACTTCGGCCCGATCCTCGCCGTGCACGTCTACGAGGACGAGAAGTACGACGCGATGCTGGAGCAGATGGAGTCGGTCTCCGACTACGCGCTGACCGGTTCCGTCATCGCGGGCGACCGCGCCGCGGCCGCGGCCACGATGGAGAAGCTGCGGTACGCCGCGGGCAACTTCTACATCAACGACAAGTCGACCGGTGCCGTCGTCGGCCAGCAGCCCTTCGGCGGTGGCCGTGCCTCGGGTACGAACGACAAGGCGGGCGCCCCGCAGAACCTCCAGCGCTGGACCCTGACCCGGGCCATCAAGGAGACGCTGGTCCCGCCGACCGAGTACACCTACCCGCACCAGGGCTGA
- a CDS encoding lysophospholipid acyltransferase family protein, whose protein sequence is MNTLTRTPAQAVLPVRSRCTAVLRRALWWTVLSLTGGVERRGRLPRGGCVVVANHSSHADTAALLAALDARHGPAIGAAADYWFASPWRRRICRRLAAGFPVRRGGGGMDDLLSMAGELRGGRAVVLFPEGTRARDGEMGSFHRGALVLAEEAGVPVVPVGIAGTDRLLPKHGRLRSSLVRVTVGEPLAPAVTPEQARDAVRALQSRTATEPLRDSVTRRRVAAVVTSRWGLPLAFCWAFAEALSWPLMPELLLGAVCVAAPRAALKMSLGALAGSLAGGLLALQLASAGVQLPAPLTTDRMRAEVRHELALEGASAVRHQPWNGVPFKVYGAEAGRAGVPAAEWLGASAAARGSRTLTVGLGLAGFGLLLRRHRRHYGRFLVLLGGGFAVGLSLIVHGWS, encoded by the coding sequence ATGAACACCCTCACGCGCACGCCCGCACAGGCCGTGCTCCCGGTACGCTCCCGATGCACCGCCGTGCTGAGGCGCGCTCTGTGGTGGACCGTCCTCAGCCTCACCGGCGGGGTCGAGCGGCGCGGCCGGCTGCCCAGGGGCGGCTGTGTGGTGGTCGCCAACCACTCCTCGCACGCCGATACGGCCGCCCTCCTCGCGGCGCTCGACGCCCGGCACGGCCCGGCGATCGGGGCGGCGGCGGACTACTGGTTCGCCTCCCCGTGGCGGCGCCGGATCTGCCGCAGGCTGGCAGCCGGGTTCCCGGTGCGGCGGGGCGGCGGCGGGATGGACGATCTGCTCTCCATGGCCGGTGAACTGCGCGGGGGCCGGGCGGTCGTGCTGTTCCCCGAGGGCACCCGGGCCAGGGACGGCGAGATGGGCTCCTTCCACCGGGGTGCACTGGTGCTGGCCGAGGAGGCGGGGGTGCCGGTCGTGCCGGTGGGGATCGCCGGCACGGACCGGCTGCTGCCCAAGCACGGGCGGCTGCGCTCCTCGCTGGTACGGGTGACGGTCGGCGAACCACTGGCGCCGGCGGTCACCCCGGAGCAGGCCCGTGACGCGGTGCGGGCGCTGCAGAGCCGGACGGCGACGGAGCCGCTGCGGGACTCGGTGACCCGGCGGCGGGTGGCGGCCGTGGTCACCTCGCGGTGGGGGCTGCCGCTGGCGTTCTGCTGGGCGTTCGCGGAGGCGCTGAGCTGGCCGCTGATGCCGGAGCTGCTGCTGGGCGCGGTGTGCGTGGCGGCGCCCCGGGCGGCGCTGAAGATGTCGCTGGGCGCGCTCGCGGGCAGCCTGGCCGGTGGCCTTCTCGCCCTGCAACTGGCCTCGGCCGGGGTCCAGTTGCCCGCGCCGCTGACCACGGACCGGATGCGCGCGGAGGTCCGGCACGAACTGGCGCTGGAGGGTGCGTCCGCGGTGCGCCACCAGCCGTGGAACGGCGTCCCGTTCAAGGTGTACGGCGCGGAGGCCGGGCGCGCCGGGGTCCCGGCGGCCGAGTGGCTCGGCGCGTCCGCGGCGGCCCGCGGCTCGCGCACGCTCACGGTCGGCCTCGGCCTCGCCGGGTTCGGGCTGCTGCTGCGCCGCCACCGCCGCCACTACGGCCGCTTCCTGGTCCTGCTGGGCGGCGGGTTCGCGGTGGGGCTCTCGCTGATCGTGCACGGCTGGAGCTGA
- a CDS encoding phosphatidate cytidylyltransferase, producing MSAVLIAEEAAARAVPLVAGVLGAGGAAVAVLPSKLRMRAELRRRWRTWALVAPVFLGSYLLGGGGTYALAAGLGVVAASEFVRMAGLRRGDHVVLVAAALVLPALAWLAPHLLDLRAAALLPVAAALPSVLGGDDRTGFTRSARTAFGLLWIPVALTGLVTLGATAVTVGLAVALGDVGAWCGGTALGRRGPLARPLSPLSPNKTWAGVLGAAAATAGLLLVLGGFSLPLWAAVTGGCVLGDLVESMVKRESGVKDAGSWLPGFGGLLDRIDSLLVALLLATVMT from the coding sequence ATGAGCGCCGTACTGATCGCGGAGGAGGCGGCGGCGCGCGCCGTGCCGCTGGTCGCGGGCGTGCTCGGCGCGGGCGGCGCGGCCGTCGCCGTCCTGCCCTCGAAACTGCGGATGCGGGCGGAGCTGCGCAGGCGGTGGCGGACCTGGGCGCTGGTCGCACCCGTCTTCCTCGGGTCCTACCTGCTGGGCGGCGGCGGTACGTACGCGCTGGCCGCCGGGCTCGGAGTGGTCGCGGCGAGCGAGTTCGTCCGGATGGCGGGGCTGCGGCGCGGTGACCACGTGGTGCTGGTGGCCGCCGCGCTCGTGCTGCCCGCGCTGGCCTGGCTCGCGCCCCACCTCCTGGACCTGCGGGCGGCGGCGCTGCTGCCGGTCGCCGCCGCGCTGCCCTCGGTGCTGGGCGGGGACGACCGGACCGGATTCACCCGCAGCGCCCGTACCGCCTTCGGGCTGCTGTGGATCCCGGTCGCGCTGACCGGCCTGGTGACGCTCGGCGCGACCGCGGTCACCGTGGGCCTCGCGGTGGCGCTCGGCGATGTCGGCGCCTGGTGCGGCGGTACGGCACTGGGCCGGCGCGGTCCGCTCGCCCGGCCGCTGTCGCCGCTCTCCCCCAACAAGACCTGGGCGGGCGTCCTCGGCGCGGCCGCCGCGACGGCCGGACTCCTGCTCGTACTGGGCGGGTTCAGCCTGCCGCTGTGGGCGGCGGTGACCGGCGGCTGCGTCCTGGGCGACCTGGTCGAATCCATGGTCAAACGCGAGTCGGGGGTGAAGGACGCGGGCAGCTGGCTGCCCGGTTTCGGCGGCCTCCTCGACCGGATCGACTCCCTGCTCGTGGCCCTTCTCCTGGCGACGGTGATGACCTGA
- a CDS encoding CDP-alcohol phosphatidyltransferase family protein, translating into MNGLYALKPWYANRLSGVRASLVHHEVSPDTVTAAGVIAAAGAAAALAWLPAGPAALPVAVLLAARLAFANLDGALARDTGRTTRRGAVLNELGDRVADLVVLAGFLTLAPLWLVALTGLAATLPSWVSLAGAAAGALRRNGGPVGKTERCLLVVVAAASGWAVPVLTVIAAGSLLTAGLRLAGLWRETA; encoded by the coding sequence ATGAACGGCCTCTACGCTCTGAAGCCCTGGTACGCGAACCGGCTCTCCGGTGTCCGTGCCTCGCTGGTCCACCACGAGGTGTCGCCCGACACCGTCACCGCGGCCGGCGTCATCGCGGCGGCAGGCGCCGCCGCCGCACTGGCCTGGCTGCCCGCCGGCCCCGCCGCACTGCCGGTCGCCGTGCTGCTCGCGGCCCGGCTCGCCTTCGCCAACCTGGACGGGGCACTGGCCCGCGACACGGGCCGCACGACCCGGCGCGGCGCGGTCCTGAACGAGCTGGGCGACCGGGTCGCCGACCTCGTCGTGCTGGCCGGCTTCCTCACCCTCGCCCCGCTGTGGCTGGTGGCCCTCACCGGCCTCGCGGCCACCCTGCCGTCCTGGGTGTCGCTGGCCGGGGCGGCGGCGGGAGCACTCCGGCGCAACGGCGGCCCGGTCGGCAAGACCGAACGCTGCCTGCTCGTCGTGGTCGCCGCAGCGAGCGGCTGGGCCGTGCCCGTCCTGACCGTGATCGCGGCCGGTTCGCTGCTCACCGCCGGGCTCCGGCTGGCCGGCCTGTGGCGGGAGACGGCATGA
- a CDS encoding NADP-dependent oxidoreductase encodes MTTTRTARTFQLTARPSGFPTPDLFSLVDSPVPVPGPGQALVENIQLSVDPYHREEMDTGWELNTPLEGRATGRVVASRDPGLAEGDLVFHRHGWRTHALVTAGVFGTRKLPSYDGVPLAAHLSVLGGTGLTAYVALTRTLEFRAGQDLFVSAAAGGVGTATGRIARLLGAGRIIGSTGSAAKAARLTADLGFDAAFDYHDGPVAELLAKAAPDGIDAAVDSVGGDHLSGAISVLREHGRIAWVGAIAQYHSAARPPAAPRNLYDVVEKSLRLEGVLVRNHRDAQGELEELLVPHLQSGRITPDITVVDGIERTVDGFLGMLRGENTGKMLIRLSDRPGD; translated from the coding sequence ATGACGACGACCCGCACGGCCCGCACGTTCCAGCTGACCGCCCGCCCCTCCGGGTTCCCCACCCCGGACCTCTTCTCCCTGGTCGACTCGCCGGTCCCCGTACCCGGCCCCGGGCAGGCGCTGGTGGAGAACATCCAGCTCTCCGTCGACCCGTACCACCGCGAGGAGATGGACACCGGATGGGAGCTGAACACCCCGCTGGAGGGCCGCGCGACCGGCCGGGTCGTCGCCTCCCGTGACCCCGGCCTGGCCGAGGGCGATCTCGTCTTCCACCGGCACGGCTGGCGCACCCACGCCCTGGTCACGGCCGGTGTCTTCGGCACCCGCAAGCTCCCTTCGTACGACGGGGTGCCACTGGCCGCTCACCTCTCGGTCCTCGGCGGCACGGGGCTGACCGCCTATGTCGCCCTTACCCGCACCCTGGAGTTCCGGGCGGGCCAGGACCTGTTCGTCTCGGCCGCCGCGGGCGGGGTCGGCACCGCCACGGGCCGCATCGCCCGGCTGCTGGGTGCCGGGCGGATCATCGGCAGCACGGGATCGGCCGCGAAGGCCGCCCGGCTCACGGCGGATCTCGGCTTCGACGCGGCCTTCGACTACCACGACGGGCCGGTCGCCGAGCTGCTGGCGAAGGCGGCACCGGACGGGATCGACGCCGCCGTGGACAGCGTGGGCGGAGACCATCTTTCGGGCGCCATCTCGGTGCTGCGGGAGCACGGCCGGATCGCCTGGGTCGGCGCCATCGCCCAGTACCACTCGGCCGCCCGGCCGCCCGCCGCCCCGCGCAACCTCTACGACGTGGTCGAGAAGAGCCTGCGTCTCGAAGGCGTCCTGGTCCGCAACCACCGCGACGCGCAGGGCGAGTTGGAGGAGCTCCTGGTACCGCATCTGCAGAGCGGCCGGATCACCCCGGACATCACGGTCGTCGACGGGATCGAACGGACCGTGGACGGTTTCCTCGGCATGCTGCGCGGCGAGAACACCGGCAAGATGCTGATCCGTCTGTCGGACCGGCCCGGCGACTGA
- a CDS encoding LysR family transcriptional regulator yields MTDLTPHELRIIAAVESTGSFSGAAARLGMTQSAVSHAVRTCESRIGAVLFDRGRKGAVPTPAGVTAVAYARRVLRLLELMGAEVRGAAAATEGGAAVAGPLRIVAFRSAALHLLPPALERLRARHPGIEPVVRVVRELGRGTAGEVLDGRADLGIATIGAGSPIPGELVGGVLLEEEYALVHPAGHPAPRTLPLLDWAESCTSYTRDWWSAQDWIPRATMEAEDDGAVLSMVSRGLGMAIMPGLSLEGAPDTVAITALGPERPTRSVGYVTTPELARSLAVRALIRELRAG; encoded by the coding sequence ATGACCGATCTGACCCCGCACGAGCTGCGGATCATTGCCGCGGTCGAGAGCACCGGAAGTTTCTCCGGAGCCGCGGCGAGACTGGGTATGACGCAGTCCGCCGTCTCCCACGCCGTCCGCACCTGCGAGAGCAGGATCGGGGCGGTGCTCTTCGACCGCGGCCGCAAGGGCGCCGTGCCCACCCCGGCGGGCGTGACCGCGGTGGCGTACGCCCGTCGCGTCCTGCGGCTGCTGGAGCTGATGGGTGCCGAGGTGCGGGGAGCGGCGGCCGCTACCGAGGGGGGCGCCGCGGTGGCCGGCCCGCTGCGGATCGTCGCGTTCCGCAGCGCCGCCCTGCATCTGCTGCCGCCCGCCCTGGAGCGGCTCAGGGCCCGCCACCCGGGGATCGAGCCGGTGGTGCGGGTGGTGCGGGAGCTGGGACGGGGCACGGCGGGCGAGGTGCTGGACGGGCGGGCCGATCTGGGGATCGCGACGATCGGGGCCGGCTCCCCGATCCCCGGGGAACTGGTCGGGGGAGTGCTGCTGGAGGAGGAGTACGCCCTCGTGCACCCGGCAGGGCATCCGGCGCCGCGGACGCTCCCGCTGCTCGACTGGGCGGAGAGCTGCACGTCCTACACCCGCGACTGGTGGTCCGCGCAGGACTGGATCCCGCGCGCGACGATGGAGGCCGAGGACGACGGAGCGGTGCTCTCGATGGTGTCCCGTGGTCTCGGCATGGCGATCATGCCCGGACTGTCCCTCGAAGGAGCACCGGACACGGTGGCGATCACCGCTCTCGGACCGGAGCGCCCGACCCGCTCCGTGGGCTACGTCACTACCCCTGAGCTGGCACGATCGCTCGCCGTCCGGGCTCTCATCCGGGAGCTGCGGGCCGGCTGA
- a CDS encoding purple acid phosphatase family protein — MDIPRFGIPEKLADRMSMAEQHDYLRSRLTRRGVLRTSVATAAVAGAGLGTSLTASPAYAAPTVLTSHSTTRVDGSLVAPFGRHLAYGADPRTQMAVSWQVPFAVRRPYIRIGLKPWALSRKIDAEVRHLTTPRLNDGKIAAAEQFYVHAGLERLKPGTTYYYGVGHDGFDPADTRNLGTLGTFTTAPSRAGNFTFTAFGDQGVSYHALGNDQLILGQNPAFHLHAGDICYADPSGSGQSSDTYDARTWDQFLAQTETVSKTVPWMVTTGNHDMEAWYSPDGYGGQNARWTLPDNGPDPVNQPGAYSFVHGNVGVIALDANDVSYEIPANFGISGGKQTRWLDRRLGELRARHDIDFLVVFFHHCAFSTTNAHASDGGVRDAWVPLFEKHQVDLVINGHNHVYERTDAILKNTVKRKVPIGERTNPKRDGIVYVTAGGAGKALYDFPAPDSYEGHVTDLESVNTYHVVKGGGKATETVEWSRVRYTGFSFLAVEVEAGRHARMKVTALAESGERIDHFEISRG; from the coding sequence ATGGACATCCCCCGCTTCGGAATCCCCGAGAAGCTCGCCGACCGCATGAGCATGGCCGAGCAGCACGACTACCTGCGCAGCCGACTGACCCGTCGCGGTGTGCTGCGCACGAGCGTGGCGACCGCCGCCGTCGCCGGCGCGGGTCTCGGCACCTCCCTCACCGCCTCCCCCGCGTACGCCGCGCCGACGGTGCTCACCTCGCACAGCACGACCCGGGTGGACGGCTCGCTGGTCGCCCCGTTCGGCCGTCACCTGGCCTACGGAGCCGACCCGAGGACGCAGATGGCGGTCTCCTGGCAGGTCCCGTTCGCCGTGCGCCGCCCGTACATCCGGATCGGCCTCAAGCCGTGGGCGCTGAGCCGGAAGATCGACGCAGAGGTGCGCCACCTCACCACGCCCCGGCTGAACGACGGCAAGATCGCGGCCGCCGAGCAGTTCTACGTACACGCGGGCCTGGAGCGGCTGAAGCCCGGCACGACGTACTACTACGGTGTCGGCCACGACGGCTTCGACCCGGCCGACACCCGCAACCTGGGCACGCTCGGCACCTTCACCACCGCGCCCTCGCGCGCCGGGAACTTCACCTTCACCGCCTTCGGCGACCAGGGCGTCAGCTACCACGCGCTCGGCAACGACCAGCTGATCCTGGGCCAGAACCCCGCCTTCCACCTGCACGCGGGCGATATCTGCTACGCCGACCCCTCGGGCTCCGGCCAGAGCAGCGACACCTACGACGCCCGCACCTGGGACCAGTTCCTGGCGCAGACGGAGACCGTCTCCAAGACCGTGCCGTGGATGGTGACCACCGGCAACCACGACATGGAGGCCTGGTACTCGCCGGACGGCTACGGCGGCCAGAACGCCCGCTGGACGCTGCCCGACAACGGGCCCGACCCGGTGAACCAGCCGGGCGCCTACTCCTTCGTGCACGGCAACGTGGGCGTGATCGCGCTCGACGCCAACGACGTCTCCTACGAGATCCCCGCCAACTTCGGCATCAGCGGCGGCAAGCAGACGCGCTGGCTGGACCGGCGCCTGGGCGAACTGCGGGCCCGCCACGACATCGACTTCCTGGTGGTCTTCTTCCACCACTGCGCCTTCTCCACGACCAACGCGCACGCCTCTGACGGCGGGGTACGGGACGCCTGGGTGCCGCTCTTCGAGAAGCACCAGGTGGACCTGGTCATCAACGGGCACAACCACGTCTACGAGCGCACCGACGCGATCCTCAAGAACACCGTCAAGCGCAAGGTGCCGATCGGCGAGCGCACCAACCCGAAGCGGGACGGCATCGTGTACGTCACCGCGGGCGGCGCGGGCAAGGCGCTGTACGACTTCCCGGCACCGGACAGCTACGAGGGACACGTCACGGACCTGGAGAGCGTGAACACGTACCACGTGGTCAAGGGCGGCGGAAAGGCCACCGAGACCGTCGAGTGGTCCCGGGTGCGCTACACCGGCTTCTCGTTCCTCGCGGTGGAGGTGGAGGCCGGGCGGCACGCCCGGATGAAGGTCACCGCGCTCGCCGAGTCCGGCGAGCGCATCGACCACTTCGAGATCAGCCGGGGCTGA